From Streptomyces sp. TLI_235, a single genomic window includes:
- a CDS encoding peptidylprolyl isomerase produces the protein MSLSKPEIDFPGGEPPKELQIRDIVVGDGAEAKAGATVEVHYVGVTFSTGEEFDASWNRGQSFRFPLGAGRVIKGWDQGVQGMKVGGRRELVIPPNLAYGNQSPSPLIPAGSTLIFVVDLLGV, from the coding sequence GTGAGCCTTAGCAAGCCGGAGATCGACTTCCCGGGCGGCGAGCCCCCGAAGGAGCTGCAGATCCGCGACATCGTCGTCGGCGACGGTGCGGAGGCCAAGGCCGGCGCCACGGTCGAGGTCCACTACGTGGGTGTCACCTTCTCCACCGGCGAGGAGTTCGACGCCTCCTGGAACCGCGGTCAGTCCTTCCGCTTCCCGCTCGGCGCGGGCCGCGTCATCAAGGGCTGGGACCAGGGCGTCCAGGGCATGAAGGTCGGCGGCCGCCGCGAGCTGGTCATCCCGCCGAACCTGGCCTACGGCAACCAGTCGCCGAGCCCGCTGATCCCCGCGGGTTCGACCCTGATCTTCGTCGTCGACCTGCTCGGCGTCTGA
- a CDS encoding FKBP-type peptidyl-prolyl isomerase-like protein, whose product MSEKASSPGEAGTAADPAAARPGGPLPGDGESIVVPPAILKQQAGWGQAPARPAGEKDEEPQVFASTVRRQDLSEAGYDEEPPGAGRLGAILGTVLAVLLVGSCITLYMVNKDDGKPASASPDAAATAASPTPSADPVPPIKDNAKVLPTVTGEFGTKATIALPKEASDGTFVVKELKSGDGAKVDKNTWVTADFSAMNWGTGKEIEGSYSSGKPQLFQAGAGKLIPALDQAVTGHKAGSRLLVVAPPAAAFGAQGSSGMGVGAKDTLVFVIDIKNATAPDTVLSGDMTAPPADMPKVKDNGKKPAEITPVPGTPEVKDLKSHVLIQGKGRKIEAGEKVLVQYTGALYKDGKVFDSSLKRGEAFTFVTGGGGVIEGWDKGVTGQTVGSRIELVIPAALAYKDQAQGDIPANSTLVFVIDILDAGVGAQD is encoded by the coding sequence ATGTCTGAGAAAGCGTCGAGCCCGGGCGAGGCCGGTACCGCCGCCGACCCCGCGGCCGCACGGCCCGGCGGCCCGCTGCCCGGCGACGGCGAGTCGATCGTCGTCCCGCCCGCGATCCTGAAGCAGCAGGCGGGCTGGGGCCAGGCCCCGGCACGTCCCGCCGGCGAGAAGGACGAGGAGCCGCAGGTCTTCGCCTCGACGGTGCGCCGCCAGGACCTCTCGGAGGCCGGTTACGACGAGGAGCCGCCCGGCGCGGGCCGCCTCGGCGCGATCCTCGGCACCGTGCTGGCCGTGCTGCTGGTCGGCAGCTGCATCACGCTCTACATGGTGAACAAGGACGACGGGAAGCCCGCCTCGGCCTCGCCGGACGCGGCGGCCACCGCGGCGTCCCCGACGCCGTCCGCCGACCCGGTGCCGCCGATCAAGGACAACGCCAAGGTGCTGCCGACCGTCACCGGCGAATTCGGCACCAAGGCGACCATCGCCCTGCCCAAGGAGGCCTCCGACGGCACCTTCGTGGTCAAGGAGCTGAAGTCCGGCGACGGCGCCAAGGTCGACAAGAACACCTGGGTCACCGCCGACTTCTCCGCCATGAACTGGGGCACCGGCAAGGAGATCGAGGGCTCGTACTCCAGCGGCAAGCCGCAGCTCTTCCAGGCCGGCGCCGGCAAGCTGATCCCGGCGCTCGACCAGGCCGTCACCGGCCACAAGGCCGGCAGTCGACTGCTCGTGGTCGCCCCGCCGGCCGCCGCGTTCGGTGCGCAGGGCAGCAGCGGCATGGGCGTCGGCGCCAAGGACACCCTGGTGTTCGTGATCGACATCAAGAACGCCACCGCCCCGGACACGGTGCTCAGCGGCGACATGACGGCCCCGCCGGCCGACATGCCGAAGGTCAAGGACAACGGCAAGAAGCCCGCCGAGATCACCCCGGTGCCCGGCACCCCCGAGGTCAAGGACCTCAAGTCGCACGTCCTCATCCAGGGCAAGGGCCGCAAGATCGAGGCCGGCGAGAAGGTCCTCGTCCAGTACACCGGCGCGCTGTACAAGGACGGCAAGGTCTTCGACTCCTCGCTCAAGCGCGGTGAGGCCTTCACCTTCGTCACCGGTGGCGGCGGCGTCATCGAGGGCTGGGACAAGGGCGTCACCGGCCAGACCGTGGGCAGCCGGATCGAGCTGGTGATCCCCGCCGCGCTCGCCTACAAGGACCAGGCGCAGGGAGACATCCCCGCCAATTCGACACTGGTCTTCGTGATCGACATCCTGGATGCCGGCGTCGGCGCCCAGGACTAG
- a CDS encoding sec-independent protein translocase protein TatA: MRISPTAILVVAVLAVLLFGAKRLPDAARALGRSLRILRSEAAALRADGSGPAPQARPEAGPAPMTIKPAPGSGDARPVAPADHGAAPRG, translated from the coding sequence ATGCGCATCTCGCCGACGGCGATCCTGGTGGTCGCTGTCCTCGCGGTGCTGCTCTTCGGGGCGAAACGGCTGCCGGACGCGGCACGGGCACTCGGCAGGTCGCTGCGCATCCTGCGCAGTGAGGCCGCGGCCCTGCGCGCCGACGGTTCCGGGCCCGCCCCGCAGGCACGGCCGGAGGCCGGTCCGGCGCCCATGACGATCAAGCCGGCGCCCGGCTCGGGCGACGCCCGTCCGGTCGCCCCCGCCGACCACGGCGCGGCCCCACGGGGCTGA
- a CDS encoding proteasome accessory factor C, with protein sequence MSNAIDQTRRMLSLVTYLRERPGAEVAEVARAFGITERELIGDLNVLPMCGTSFRGGDLLDIDTDGERIWWHNVDDVAQPLRLAADEATALLVAARAVAGLPGLRRRDREALTRAVTKIEDAAGESAESSARVGVTFEAEGQVFADIDRALTEGRRLWLRYWSHGRGGMTEREVDPIRLVTEGHTYLEAWCRTSEDRRIFRLDRVAEIKVLDEPADPPRVEPRDLSAGLVNPAADDPEVIVEVGPGGRWVAEYYTHDKAEELPDGGLRITLRSADPSGLRPLALRLGRDGRTVSPPALAEQAREAALAALAGYPEGQA encoded by the coding sequence ATGAGCAACGCGATCGACCAGACCCGGCGGATGCTGTCGCTGGTCACCTACCTGCGTGAGCGCCCCGGTGCCGAGGTGGCCGAGGTCGCCCGCGCCTTCGGCATCACCGAGCGCGAGCTGATCGGCGACCTCAACGTGCTGCCGATGTGCGGCACCAGCTTCCGCGGCGGCGACCTGCTCGACATCGACACCGACGGCGAGCGGATCTGGTGGCACAACGTCGACGACGTCGCCCAGCCGCTGCGCCTGGCCGCCGACGAGGCCACCGCCCTGCTGGTCGCCGCCCGCGCGGTGGCCGGCCTGCCGGGCCTGCGCCGCCGTGACCGGGAGGCGCTCACCCGCGCCGTCACCAAGATCGAGGACGCGGCCGGCGAGAGCGCCGAGTCCAGCGCCCGGGTCGGCGTCACCTTCGAGGCCGAGGGCCAGGTCTTCGCCGACATCGACCGCGCCCTCACCGAGGGCCGCCGGCTCTGGCTGCGCTACTGGTCGCACGGCCGCGGCGGCATGACCGAGCGCGAGGTCGACCCGATCCGCCTGGTCACCGAGGGCCACACCTACCTCGAGGCCTGGTGCCGCACCTCCGAGGACCGGCGGATCTTCCGGCTCGACCGGGTCGCCGAGATCAAGGTGCTGGACGAGCCCGCGGACCCGCCGCGGGTCGAGCCCCGCGACCTGTCCGCCGGCCTGGTCAACCCGGCCGCGGACGACCCCGAGGTGATCGTCGAGGTCGGCCCGGGCGGCCGCTGGGTCGCCGAGTACTACACCCACGACAAGGCTGAAGAGCTGCCCGACGGCGGCCTGCGGATCACCCTGCGCAGCGCCGACCCGTCCGGTCTGCGCCCGCTCGCCCTGCGGCTCGGCCGTGACGGTCGGACCGTCTCCCCGCCGGCGCTCGCCGAGCAGGCCCGCGAGGCGGCCCTCGCCGCCCTCGCCGGCTACCCGGAGGGGCAGGCCTGA
- a CDS encoding sec-independent protein translocase protein TatC, which translates to MSKSSKAPKPPKDPEGRMALADHLRELRNRVVKSVLTIVITTIVAFYFHRELTNFLLEPLPTCGGNGLTTDGQKCGVVSTIGLLTPFTLALKVSLTAGVVASTPVWLYQLWAFVSPGLHKHERKYSVGFLTAGIPLFLAGTVLAYLILPATARMLISFAPTEAVPIMPAEDYLDVVTRMVLVFGGAFELPLLLVMLNLVGALSGKRLLGWWRGMVMGITVFAAFATPSADPVSMLALAAPIWALYFLAAGIAILNDRRRARRNPDAGLSDEEASHLDLSVEGVDGPDAIEASAAPEAPAPVPAARTEQMDDIT; encoded by the coding sequence TTGAGCAAGTCTTCCAAGGCGCCGAAGCCGCCGAAGGACCCCGAGGGCCGGATGGCGCTCGCCGACCACCTGCGCGAGCTCCGCAACCGGGTGGTCAAGTCGGTCCTCACCATCGTGATCACCACGATCGTCGCGTTCTACTTCCATCGTGAGCTGACGAACTTCCTGCTCGAACCGCTCCCCACCTGCGGCGGCAACGGTCTGACCACCGACGGCCAGAAGTGCGGCGTGGTGTCGACGATCGGCCTGCTGACGCCGTTCACCCTCGCGCTCAAGGTCAGCCTCACCGCGGGTGTCGTGGCGTCGACCCCGGTCTGGCTGTACCAGCTGTGGGCCTTCGTCTCGCCCGGCCTGCACAAGCACGAGCGCAAGTACTCGGTCGGCTTCCTGACCGCCGGTATCCCGCTGTTCCTCGCGGGCACCGTGCTGGCCTACCTGATCCTCCCGGCCACCGCCCGGATGCTGATCTCCTTCGCGCCGACCGAGGCCGTGCCGATCATGCCGGCCGAGGACTACCTCGACGTGGTGACCCGGATGGTGCTGGTCTTCGGCGGCGCCTTCGAGCTGCCGCTGCTGCTGGTCATGCTGAACCTGGTCGGCGCGCTGAGCGGCAAGCGGCTGCTCGGCTGGTGGCGCGGCATGGTCATGGGCATCACCGTCTTCGCCGCCTTCGCCACGCCCAGCGCCGACCCGGTGAGCATGCTGGCGCTGGCCGCGCCGATCTGGGCGCTGTACTTCCTCGCCGCGGGTATCGCGATCCTGAACGACCGCCGCCGGGCGCGGCGCAACCCGGACGCCGGACTGAGCGACGAGGAGGCCTCGCACCTGGACCTCTCGGTCGAGGGCGTGGACGGCCCGGACGCGATCGAGGCCTCGGCCGCCCCGGAGGCGCCCGCCCCGGTGCCGGCCGCCCGCACCGAGCAGATGGACGACATCACCTGA
- a CDS encoding transcriptional regulator yields MAIAKAERLMNLALCLMNTRRPLSKKELRESVEAYREAWQQGSEDAFNRMFERDKDDLRELGLVIDVDENALDGEVGYLARRDRNRLPEIVLDAEEAAALTLVARVWQQAKMSGAASGALQKLRAAGMPVAEDAEHTALQPRIPAREAAFEPLLVAARDRRPVTFDYRKAGAALPEQRAVEPWALECWRGHWYLAGYDRDRQSARVFRLSRITGKVRSRAGGFTGDVPEHVDVRAHVARFAGEGAVTEGATATVRLRRGAAFPLRGRAIATHRVDDQWDELEIPYGYGLGADLAEFGPDVVVLGPDDLRADVIDRLRAVAGVGEQEA; encoded by the coding sequence ATGGCGATCGCCAAGGCGGAGCGGTTGATGAACCTCGCCCTCTGTCTGATGAACACCAGACGGCCGCTCTCCAAGAAGGAGCTGCGCGAGTCCGTCGAGGCCTACCGGGAAGCCTGGCAGCAGGGCAGCGAGGACGCCTTCAACCGGATGTTCGAGCGCGACAAGGACGATCTGCGCGAGCTCGGCCTGGTCATCGACGTCGACGAGAACGCCCTCGACGGCGAGGTCGGCTACCTCGCCCGCCGGGACCGCAACCGGCTCCCCGAGATCGTGCTCGACGCCGAGGAGGCCGCCGCCCTCACCCTGGTCGCCAGGGTCTGGCAGCAGGCCAAGATGTCCGGTGCCGCCAGCGGAGCCCTGCAGAAGCTCAGGGCGGCCGGCATGCCCGTCGCCGAGGACGCCGAGCACACCGCCCTCCAGCCGCGGATCCCCGCCCGCGAGGCCGCCTTCGAGCCGCTGCTGGTCGCAGCCCGTGACCGGCGGCCGGTCACCTTCGACTACCGCAAGGCCGGCGCCGCCCTCCCCGAGCAGCGCGCCGTCGAGCCCTGGGCCCTCGAGTGCTGGCGCGGCCACTGGTACCTGGCCGGCTACGACCGCGACCGGCAGAGCGCCCGCGTCTTCCGGCTCAGCCGGATCACCGGCAAGGTCCGCTCCCGGGCCGGCGGCTTCACGGGCGACGTCCCCGAGCACGTCGACGTGCGCGCCCACGTCGCCCGGTTCGCCGGGGAGGGCGCCGTCACCGAGGGCGCCACCGCCACCGTCCGGCTGCGCCGCGGCGCCGCCTTCCCGCTCCGCGGGCGGGCGATCGCCACCCACCGGGTCGACGACCAGTGGGACGAGCTGGAGATCCCGTACGGCTACGGCCTCGGCGCCGACCTCGCCGAGTTCGGGCCCGACGTGGTCGTCCTCGGGCCGGACGACCTGCGGGCGGACGTCATCGACCGGCTGCGCGCCGTCGCCGGAGTGGGGGAGCAGGAAGCATGA